In a genomic window of Zingiber officinale cultivar Zhangliang chromosome 9B, Zo_v1.1, whole genome shotgun sequence:
- the LOC122023189 gene encoding mannose-specific lectin-like, with protein MAALVMLSATVILGLLLPSSMANNVLFGGDRLNTGESLREGNFKFTMMPDCNLMLLDNRQAVSVALWASNTNGLGSNCFARMQTDGKFVIFNDNFNKVWSSNTHGQEGKYILVLQRDGHVVIYSRPIWTIPEDEPMNRKIAMVTKN; from the coding sequence ATGGCTGCCCTTGTCATGCTTTCTGCTACTGTCATCCTCGGCCTCCTCCTGCCTTCCTCCATGGCCAACAACGTTCTCTTTGGTGGTGACAGGCTGAACACCGGAGAATCCCTCAGAGAAGGGAACTTTAAATTCACCATGATGCCCGACTGCAACCTTATGCTGTTGGACAACCGCCAGGCCGTGTCGGTGGCCTTGTGGGCCTCCAACACCAACGGCCTAGGCAGCAACTGCTTCGCCCGCATGCAGACCGACGGCAAATTCGTCATCTTCAACGACAACTTCAACAAAGTTTGGTCGAGCAACACTCACGGCCAGGAGGGCAAGTACATCCTCGTCCTGCAGCGCGACGGCCACGTCGTCATCTACAGCCGCCCTATATGGACCATCCCTGAGGATGAACCCATGAACAGGAAGATCGCCATGGTGACTAAGAATTAG